In a genomic window of Pokkaliibacter sp. MBI-7:
- a CDS encoding pseudoazurin yields the protein MQAGLSIGLRRLTWLVWVLMLLPQAASAREYRVQMLNFGEQGSMVFEPAFLQVQPGDTVHFVATNSGHSVKSYQVPEGAENWASADGEDYSVTLQQQGVYVYYCPPHLMMAMVGVIQVGEASNYARVEAELPRLRSKLVMEGKRLDQLWQQVEPPK from the coding sequence ATGCAGGCAGGTTTGAGCATAGGGTTAAGACGGCTAACGTGGCTGGTATGGGTGCTGATGTTGCTGCCACAGGCAGCCAGTGCTCGCGAATACCGGGTGCAAATGCTGAACTTTGGTGAGCAGGGGTCCATGGTATTTGAGCCTGCTTTTCTTCAGGTACAGCCGGGTGATACCGTGCACTTTGTGGCCACTAACAGTGGCCATAGTGTGAAGTCATACCAGGTGCCGGAAGGAGCAGAGAACTGGGCTTCTGCTGATGGCGAAGACTACAGCGTGACGCTGCAACAACAGGGTGTCTATGTCTACTATTGCCCTCCCCATTTAATGATGGCGATGGTAGGTGTGATTCAGGTTGGAGAGGCGAGTAACTATGCCAGGGTCGAGGCCGAGCTACCGCGGTTGCGCTCTAAACTGGTGATGGAAGGGAAGCGACTTGATCAGTTGTGGCAGCAGGTAGAGCCACCAAAATAG
- the sctV gene encoding type III secretion system export apparatus subunit SctV: MNQLFLLLNRIAISAMKRSEVVGATFVIAIVFMMIIPLPTGLVDVLIAINISLSSLLIALSMYLPGPLAFSSFPAVLLLTTMFRLALSISTTRLILLEQDAGHIVEAFGNFVVGGNLAVGLVIFLILTVVNFLVITKGSERVAEVAARFTLDAMPGKQMSIDSDLRAGLIDARDARFRREQLGKESQLFGAMDGAMKFVKGDAIAGLVIVSINLIGGFAVGTLQHDMTAAESMHLYSVLTIGDGLIAQIPALLISLTAGMIITRVAPDAQDLDANIGREMAEQITSQPKAWIIASFGMLGFALLPGMPTTIFIILASLSLASGIFQLFKAKRIQQMREANRVSADTPPEMNGDEDIRRFNPARAYMLQFHPCRSMPNDPFTVELIRLSRRCRNRIVNQYGITLPSFDIDYNEELAEDEFRFCVYEVPTLKATYAPDRVAIDRSLLSEQQQVEGEEGRLEREEERWFWFPASHPLARETELNPITPATLVIERLERLFFATGPQFIGLQEAKAILSWVEAEQPELAQELQRVVPTSRFAAVLQRLAAESIPLRAIRPIAEALIEHGQYERDVGALTDFIRISLKAQICHQYSTQTGMHVWLLTPETEELLRDSLRQTQTESFFALSQEASHMLVQQLREAFPVLATPKPILLVAQDLRRILRNLLQDEFNHVPVLSFSELQSTSQVNVLGRISLEA, translated from the coding sequence ATGAACCAGTTATTTCTGCTGTTGAATCGCATCGCCATCAGTGCGATGAAACGCTCCGAAGTCGTCGGTGCCACCTTCGTCATCGCCATCGTATTCATGATGATCATCCCACTGCCCACCGGGCTGGTGGACGTACTCATTGCCATCAACATCAGTCTGTCATCCCTGCTGATTGCTTTGTCCATGTACCTCCCCGGACCACTGGCATTCTCTTCATTTCCCGCAGTGCTGCTGCTGACCACCATGTTCCGGCTGGCACTGTCCATCTCCACTACCCGTTTGATTCTGCTGGAGCAGGATGCGGGCCATATCGTTGAAGCCTTCGGTAACTTCGTAGTGGGTGGCAACCTAGCAGTAGGTCTGGTCATCTTTCTGATTTTGACGGTGGTGAACTTTCTGGTTATTACCAAGGGTTCTGAGCGTGTGGCGGAAGTGGCTGCGCGTTTCACACTGGATGCCATGCCCGGCAAACAGATGTCCATCGACAGCGACCTGCGTGCAGGTCTGATCGACGCCCGTGACGCGCGCTTTCGTCGGGAACAGCTGGGTAAGGAAAGTCAGCTGTTTGGTGCCATGGACGGGGCCATGAAATTCGTTAAAGGGGATGCCATTGCCGGGTTGGTGATTGTCTCGATCAACCTGATCGGCGGCTTTGCCGTCGGCACCCTGCAACACGACATGACGGCAGCTGAGTCCATGCACCTGTACTCGGTGCTGACCATCGGTGATGGCCTGATAGCACAGATTCCTGCGCTGCTGATCTCCCTGACAGCCGGCATGATCATTACCCGCGTGGCGCCGGATGCTCAGGATCTGGACGCGAACATCGGCCGCGAGATGGCCGAACAGATTACCAGCCAGCCCAAAGCATGGATCATTGCCTCCTTCGGCATGCTTGGCTTTGCCCTGCTGCCGGGTATGCCCACCACCATTTTTATCATTCTCGCCAGCCTGTCACTGGCCAGTGGCATCTTCCAGCTGTTCAAAGCAAAACGCATTCAGCAAATGCGCGAAGCCAATCGTGTTTCAGCGGATACACCGCCAGAGATGAATGGCGATGAAGACATACGCCGATTCAATCCTGCCCGTGCTTATATGCTGCAGTTCCACCCCTGCCGCAGCATGCCGAACGACCCTTTTACCGTCGAACTGATCCGTCTGTCGCGCCGCTGTCGTAACCGCATCGTCAACCAGTACGGCATTACCCTACCCTCCTTCGACATCGACTATAACGAAGAGCTGGCAGAGGACGAGTTCCGCTTCTGTGTCTACGAAGTCCCCACACTAAAAGCAACATATGCACCGGATCGTGTAGCTATTGATCGTAGTCTGTTGTCTGAACAGCAGCAGGTGGAAGGAGAAGAAGGTCGGCTGGAGCGCGAGGAAGAACGCTGGTTCTGGTTCCCCGCCAGTCACCCTCTGGCACGGGAAACCGAGCTGAATCCCATTACACCTGCCACGCTGGTGATAGAACGTCTGGAGCGTTTGTTTTTTGCTACCGGGCCTCAGTTTATCGGCCTGCAGGAAGCCAAGGCCATTCTCAGCTGGGTAGAAGCTGAGCAGCCTGAACTGGCGCAGGAGCTGCAACGCGTGGTACCGACATCACGCTTTGCTGCCGTATTGCAGCGACTGGCAGCGGAAAGCATTCCGCTGCGTGCTATCCGGCCTATTGCTGAAGCCCTGATCGAGCACGGTCAGTACGAGCGCGATGTGGGTGCCCTGACGGACTTTATCCGCATCAGCCTTAAAGCCCAGATATGCCATCAGTACAGCACGCAGACGGGTATGCATGTGTGGCTGCTGACGCCGGAAACCGAAGAGCTGCTGCGCGACTCGCTGCGTCAGACCCAGACCGAATCGTTCTTTGCCCTGTCACAGGAGGCCAGCCATATGCTGGTGCAGCAGCTACGTGAAGCCTTTCCGGTACTCGCCACGCCCAAACCCATCCTGCTGGTAGCACAGGATCTGCGCCGGATTCTGCGTAACCTGCTGCAGGATGAATTCAACCACGTCCCCGTACTGTCGTTTTCTGAGCTGCAAAGCACTTCACAAGTCAACGTACTGGGACGTATCTCACTTGAAGCCTGA
- a CDS encoding IS5 family transposase — MNKPTSPKYKTTNWKSYNAALKARGALMIWLDRNMTWHGTPRGQRGRTQRFSEAAIQFCLTIKNLFGLALRQAVGMVQSLLRLAGLNWPAPDYSTVCRRQKSLQVVIPYRPSTSGLHLLIDSTGIKMLGEGEWKTKKHGADYRRQWRKVHIGIDAQTLEIRAIEVTDNTVGDAPMLPKLLSQIPAEEKIASVSGDGAYDTRDCHEAIAQREAEAVIPTRRNGRPWKESRAGAKARNAILRVTRYLGQGLWKRWSGYHRRSLVETKMRCFKRLGERIMAKDFDRQVAELQVRAAILNRFTSLGTPVTVRMA; from the coding sequence ATGAACAAGCCTACCTCCCCGAAGTACAAAACAACGAACTGGAAGTCCTACAACGCCGCGCTCAAAGCGCGTGGGGCATTGATGATCTGGCTGGACAGAAACATGACCTGGCACGGAACACCGCGCGGCCAGCGAGGGCGTACGCAGCGCTTCAGCGAGGCGGCCATTCAGTTCTGCCTGACGATCAAAAACCTGTTCGGCCTGGCCCTGCGTCAGGCGGTGGGCATGGTGCAAAGTCTACTCCGCCTGGCGGGACTGAACTGGCCTGCGCCGGACTACAGCACGGTATGCCGACGTCAGAAGTCGCTACAGGTGGTGATTCCTTACCGCCCCAGTACGTCGGGGCTGCATCTCCTGATTGATAGCACAGGGATCAAAATGCTGGGTGAAGGCGAGTGGAAAACGAAAAAACACGGTGCAGACTACCGCCGCCAGTGGCGTAAAGTGCATATAGGTATTGATGCGCAGACGCTGGAAATTCGGGCCATTGAGGTCACCGACAACACCGTGGGTGACGCCCCGATGCTGCCAAAGTTACTGAGTCAGATTCCGGCGGAGGAAAAGATCGCCTCCGTCAGCGGTGATGGTGCCTACGACACCCGAGACTGTCATGAGGCGATCGCTCAGCGAGAGGCGGAAGCGGTGATTCCCACGCGCAGGAATGGGAGGCCGTGGAAGGAGAGCCGAGCGGGAGCGAAGGCCCGTAACGCGATTTTGCGGGTGACGCGTTATCTGGGGCAAGGGCTCTGGAAAAGGTGGAGCGGTTACCATCGGCGTAGTCTGGTAGAAACCAAGATGCGGTGTTTCAAGCGACTGGGTGAGCGGATCATGGCGAAGGATTTCGACCGTCAGGTGGCCGAACTACAGGTGCGAGCCGCCATTCTGAACCGCTTCACGTCGCTTGGAACACCGGTGACGGTACGTATGGCATAA
- a CDS encoding GGDEF domain-containing protein, which translates to MLTLKVGQKFWLGSAVILVGLLVLSGELLFQQWQRWRDLELSRLDLADFHSAMLAFNAVSAERGPANNRLTAAGQQAEGQLQLDQSRRETNLAFDQLEVGLREQSYRFGLAEQFQYARHNLTVARARVDEVATITPSQRQPMAIQSAIEAMFGVINVLRPPINELQTAILQRNAHLAQAILTARVMTELRDYYGRLGSALIVPLNSGSAIDQQRQWTIFHLKGRISQLTEQVDVLIKPYQGGSQRYGINREQLRNGLQTALAMVDKLTTEGLVAGRYSMTAREFTDTYVPNLHMLERYRDRVMLLSQRDVIAATEVALGHLLTSAVISVVVTVILLLVLWRLNRTVLLPLLRAKNELLALARGELKEPAAIPRSYRGEIRQLYVALDILRQELKVRARAEAERAAFNAMLKVQAETDPLTGLFNRRTLEIAGRRLADYTMDERVGLILLDIDYFKRVNDDHGHLAGDEVLKEVAQRLRQRVPASMTLARYGGEEFAILCDDAGEDTLLKLADVLRLVIASIPIDLLKGVSLTVTTSAGVAMKRADLRTWHDLFAEADRALYQAKANGRNCVVAATLIEKV; encoded by the coding sequence ATGTTGACGCTGAAGGTTGGGCAAAAATTCTGGCTGGGCAGCGCAGTGATTCTGGTGGGGTTGCTGGTGCTTAGCGGTGAGCTGTTGTTCCAGCAATGGCAGCGCTGGCGCGATCTGGAGCTGAGCAGACTTGATCTCGCTGACTTTCACTCGGCGATGCTGGCATTCAATGCGGTGTCTGCAGAGCGAGGCCCGGCCAATAACCGCCTTACTGCTGCAGGTCAGCAGGCGGAAGGTCAGTTGCAGCTGGATCAGTCCCGGCGGGAGACCAATCTGGCTTTTGATCAGTTAGAGGTAGGGCTGCGTGAGCAGTCTTACCGGTTTGGTCTGGCCGAACAGTTTCAGTACGCACGTCACAATCTGACGGTGGCGCGAGCACGAGTGGATGAAGTTGCTACGATAACCCCCAGTCAGCGTCAGCCGATGGCCATTCAGTCGGCGATCGAGGCCATGTTCGGCGTGATCAATGTACTTCGACCACCTATCAATGAGCTGCAGACCGCAATCCTGCAGCGCAATGCTCATCTGGCTCAGGCTATTCTCACGGCGCGAGTGATGACAGAGCTGCGTGATTATTACGGTCGGCTTGGATCGGCGTTGATTGTCCCACTGAATAGTGGCAGTGCCATTGATCAGCAGCGGCAATGGACCATCTTTCACCTGAAGGGGCGTATCAGTCAGCTTACCGAGCAGGTCGATGTGCTGATCAAGCCGTATCAGGGTGGCTCACAACGTTACGGCATCAACCGCGAACAACTGCGCAATGGTCTGCAGACTGCGCTGGCCATGGTCGACAAGTTGACGACCGAGGGGCTGGTGGCAGGGCGCTACTCCATGACAGCCCGTGAGTTCACCGATACCTATGTGCCCAATCTGCACATGCTGGAGCGCTATCGTGATCGGGTGATGCTGCTCAGTCAGCGTGATGTCATTGCTGCCACTGAAGTGGCATTAGGGCATCTGCTGACGTCAGCTGTCATTTCTGTTGTGGTGACGGTGATCTTGCTGCTAGTGCTCTGGCGCCTGAACCGTACCGTGTTGCTGCCGTTGCTGCGTGCCAAAAATGAGCTGCTTGCGCTGGCAAGAGGTGAGCTTAAGGAGCCAGCAGCTATTCCGCGCAGCTATCGGGGAGAAATTCGCCAGCTCTATGTGGCACTGGATATTTTGCGTCAGGAGTTAAAGGTCAGGGCGCGAGCAGAAGCAGAGCGGGCGGCCTTCAACGCCATGCTCAAGGTGCAGGCAGAAACGGATCCGCTCACCGGGTTATTCAATCGCCGGACGCTGGAGATTGCCGGGCGCCGGCTGGCCGACTACACCATGGACGAACGTGTGGGGCTGATACTGCTGGATATCGATTACTTCAAACGGGTCAATGACGATCATGGCCATCTGGCGGGGGATGAGGTGCTGAAGGAAGTTGCCCAGCGCCTTCGTCAGCGTGTTCCGGCCTCCATGACGCTGGCCCGTTACGGTGGAGAAGAGTTTGCCATTCTCTGTGATGACGCCGGTGAAGATACCTTATTGAAGCTGGCCGATGTATTGCGACTGGTCATTGCCAGTATTCCCATCGACCTGCTGAAAGGCGTGTCGCTGACTGTGACAACCAGTGCCGGCGTAGCAATGAAGCGCGCCGATCTGCGTACCTGGCATGACCTGTTTGCCGAGGCAGATCGGGCGCTGTATCAGGCCAAGGCGAACGGCCGTAACTGCGTGGTGGCTGCAACGCTGATAGAAAAAGTCTGA
- the sctW gene encoding type III secretion system gatekeeper subunit SctW, with amino-acid sequence MADHPMNMSITPTPDATTLDSTFYTPPVTPSTPAEKVDLKSIAEDALADSMEEISMKFSESVERHSKSLEERSVKPRTLLRIEKLEALYTLLNSHADSRLDEEVRKLLAMGQQKFSLDQLLDLVGGDPAKAEVLAQHAMHRAKAQGNGTLLNNLQQVVQSLHSEHGAEVQAGINTAEALAMFSQDPQQRQNIRSLYYRNIVGQASLAAIFDALLSQFDEHHFSQGIHTLMRAMDDDLRSQFPSLPVNQLRVLLRDLTASQQLSNILNGSRELLNKMAAKHMARQMSPARLTRRLVEFTQSNIYPREIKTLSDDTVGQSPLHHLQFLNALYPLIQQMPLAIWKDGKSRQGTLNLMLRMMTEYAHFERQQLAAQQQA; translated from the coding sequence ATGGCAGATCATCCTATGAACATGAGCATCACCCCCACGCCCGATGCCACTACACTGGATAGCACTTTCTACACCCCACCGGTGACCCCCTCTACCCCGGCAGAAAAGGTTGATCTGAAAAGCATTGCTGAAGATGCACTGGCAGACTCCATGGAAGAAATTTCCATGAAGTTCAGCGAAAGCGTGGAACGCCATAGCAAGTCACTGGAAGAACGCTCAGTGAAGCCACGGACGTTACTGCGCATTGAAAAACTGGAAGCGCTTTACACCCTGCTGAACAGCCACGCCGACAGCAGACTGGATGAGGAGGTTCGCAAGCTGCTGGCCATGGGACAGCAGAAGTTCTCGCTGGATCAGTTGCTGGATCTGGTAGGAGGCGACCCTGCCAAGGCGGAAGTACTGGCCCAACATGCCATGCACCGTGCCAAAGCACAGGGCAACGGCACACTGCTCAATAACCTCCAGCAAGTCGTGCAGTCACTGCACAGCGAGCATGGTGCGGAAGTGCAGGCGGGCATCAATACCGCAGAAGCACTGGCGATGTTCAGCCAGGACCCGCAACAACGGCAAAACATACGCAGCCTTTATTACCGCAACATTGTGGGTCAGGCATCACTGGCTGCAATTTTCGATGCCCTGCTCAGCCAGTTTGATGAGCATCATTTCAGCCAGGGCATCCACACGCTGATGCGCGCCATGGATGATGATCTGCGCTCACAATTCCCCTCGCTCCCTGTCAATCAGCTGCGCGTATTACTGCGTGACCTGACAGCCAGTCAGCAGCTGAGCAATATTCTTAACGGCAGCCGTGAGCTGCTCAACAAAATGGCGGCCAAACACATGGCCCGACAAATGAGCCCGGCCCGCCTGACCCGCCGACTGGTGGAGTTTACCCAGTCAAATATTTACCCAAGGGAAATCAAAACCCTGAGTGATGACACCGTGGGCCAGTCGCCGCTGCATCACCTGCAGTTTCTCAACGCGCTGTATCCCCTTATCCAGCAAATGCCGCTGGCCATCTGGAAAGATGGCAAGTCGCGTCAGGGCACTCTCAACCTGATGCTGCGAATGATGACCGAATATGCACACTTCGAACGCCAGCAGCTGGCAGCTCAGCAACAAGCGTAG
- a CDS encoding iron ABC transporter permease → MQESSLASAMQSQRRREGRRWRLLLVCAVLLFICVVLDIATGPSLLSPSAVVEALLQAVGMEVEVDTMTRAIVMDLRLPIALMALVVGGALGVGGAEMQTLLNNPMASPYTLGMAAAAGLGAALMLYCGGFGLDPHLAVPLGAFLFCMLAAGLLFALAMLRHIGPEQLILAGIALLFLFQSLLSLVQFVSSPELSQQILFWLFGSLSKATWTNLAITTAVTLLCVVLLLLDAWKLTALRLGEARARSLGVDVNRLRLKTLIVVAVMTATATSFVGIIGFIGLVAPNIARMLAGEDQRFFLPLSFLAGALLLSAASILSKSLVPGALFPVGIVTAVVGVPFFFWLILTRKR, encoded by the coding sequence ATGCAAGAATCTTCTCTGGCATCCGCCATGCAAAGCCAACGCCGTCGTGAAGGACGGCGTTGGCGTTTGCTGTTGGTCTGTGCGGTGCTGCTATTTATCTGTGTTGTGCTTGATATTGCTACCGGGCCGTCACTGCTGTCGCCATCGGCAGTGGTGGAGGCTCTGCTGCAGGCTGTTGGTATGGAGGTCGAGGTGGATACCATGACCCGTGCCATCGTTATGGATCTGCGTCTTCCCATTGCGTTGATGGCCTTAGTTGTAGGCGGAGCCTTGGGTGTCGGGGGGGCTGAAATGCAAACCCTGCTCAACAACCCCATGGCGAGTCCCTATACCCTGGGTATGGCTGCCGCAGCCGGGCTGGGTGCTGCGCTGATGCTGTACTGTGGCGGTTTTGGCCTTGATCCGCATCTGGCCGTACCATTGGGAGCCTTCCTGTTCTGCATGCTGGCCGCTGGATTGTTGTTCGCGCTGGCGATGTTGCGCCATATCGGCCCTGAGCAGTTAATCCTGGCCGGTATTGCCCTGCTGTTCCTGTTCCAGTCACTGTTGTCACTGGTGCAGTTTGTTTCCTCGCCGGAGTTGAGCCAGCAGATTCTGTTCTGGCTGTTTGGTAGTTTGTCGAAAGCGACCTGGACGAATCTGGCCATTACTACCGCAGTGACTTTGCTATGTGTCGTGCTCCTGCTGCTTGATGCATGGAAACTAACCGCGTTGCGCCTAGGAGAAGCGCGTGCGCGCAGCTTGGGAGTGGATGTGAATCGCCTGCGTCTGAAAACGCTCATTGTTGTGGCGGTGATGACGGCTACCGCTACCAGTTTTGTTGGGATTATCGGTTTTATCGGGCTGGTTGCTCCCAATATTGCTCGCATGCTGGCAGGTGAGGATCAGCGCTTCTTCTTACCCCTGTCGTTTCTGGCGGGAGCACTTTTGCTGTCGGCAGCCTCCATTCTGTCAAAAAGTCTGGTGCCAGGTGCGCTGTTCCCGGTGGGCATTGTAACCGCCGTAGTTGGAGTGCCGTTCTTTTTCTGGCTGATCCTGACAAGGAAGCGCTGA
- a CDS encoding GNAT family N-acetyltransferase, producing the protein MSDSRISTARPVSPSPLRTLARLRNASDSDLAFASSLTRANMHRYYSLAGVTWSEELFLHYWQQTYNSMVVVASDDERFARLPPGIALQPFALGDSNEVRIGLVRLHFNVHSAFLWDLQLSPFAQGQGLGVLLLERVLHTCSQAGCRSMALDVYKNNPALQLYQRYGFVTECETEFELKLSRPLPYSAEPQPAPHHSEAVRHHTTLA; encoded by the coding sequence ATGTCCGACAGCCGAATCAGCACCGCCCGCCCTGTATCACCAAGCCCCCTTCGCACTCTGGCACGACTGCGGAATGCCAGTGACAGTGATCTCGCCTTCGCCTCCAGTCTTACACGCGCGAATATGCACCGCTATTACAGTCTGGCCGGAGTGACATGGAGTGAGGAGCTGTTCCTTCACTACTGGCAGCAGACCTATAACAGCATGGTGGTCGTTGCCAGTGATGACGAGCGTTTCGCCCGGTTACCGCCCGGTATTGCGCTGCAGCCCTTTGCCCTTGGCGACAGCAATGAAGTTCGAATCGGACTGGTGCGACTGCATTTCAACGTGCATTCCGCCTTTCTGTGGGACCTGCAGCTTTCCCCTTTTGCGCAGGGTCAGGGGCTGGGAGTGCTGCTGCTGGAGCGGGTACTCCATACCTGCAGTCAGGCAGGCTGCCGCTCGATGGCACTGGATGTGTACAAGAACAATCCTGCATTACAGCTCTATCAACGCTATGGCTTCGTGACCGAATGCGAGACGGAATTCGAGCTGAAGCTGTCGCGTCCGCTACCCTACAGCGCGGAACCACAGCCAGCACCTCACCACTCAGAAGCTGTACGGCACCACACCACATTGGCCTGA
- a CDS encoding ABC transporter ATP-binding protein, whose protein sequence is MLEIFRLGLTQGKQVLAQELDLKLGAGQINVIVGPNGTGKSSLLRALFGELRPDRGRIVLDGDELSSMPLALWRRRFGYMPQDSRLDVSLSVLEVVVLGRLDHLRLAVDEHSLQQALLALENVGLLHLADRDVATLSGGQRQMVLFAQVLLRQPRVLMLDEPVSALDLHYQHVLLERLREQTRARSWITLMVLHDLNLAAQYADQLIVLYQGGLAGAGAPEKIMTQQLIETVYRVKAEVSHDHQGCPFVRTLRHAWPEETGCSTKVIPLRTQRYDGQG, encoded by the coding sequence ATGCTTGAAATATTTCGCCTGGGACTAACGCAGGGCAAGCAGGTACTGGCGCAGGAGCTGGATCTTAAACTCGGCGCGGGACAGATCAATGTTATCGTCGGGCCTAACGGAACGGGTAAAAGCTCTTTGCTGCGTGCTCTGTTTGGTGAATTGCGGCCAGATCGTGGTCGGATTGTTCTGGATGGTGATGAACTGTCCTCTATGCCTTTGGCCCTCTGGCGTCGGCGCTTTGGCTATATGCCGCAGGATAGCCGGCTGGATGTTTCCCTGTCAGTGCTGGAGGTGGTGGTGCTGGGGCGTTTGGATCATCTGCGGCTGGCAGTTGATGAGCATAGTCTGCAGCAGGCATTGCTGGCATTGGAGAATGTTGGCCTGTTGCACCTTGCTGATCGCGATGTAGCTACCCTGAGCGGTGGACAGCGCCAGATGGTGTTGTTTGCTCAGGTACTGCTGCGCCAGCCCCGAGTATTGATGTTGGATGAGCCGGTCAGTGCCCTTGATTTGCATTATCAGCACGTCTTGCTTGAGCGGCTGCGTGAGCAGACAAGGGCACGCAGCTGGATCACTCTGATGGTATTGCATGATCTCAATCTGGCCGCACAGTATGCCGATCAGCTGATCGTGCTGTATCAGGGCGGGCTGGCCGGGGCAGGAGCGCCAGAGAAGATAATGACACAACAACTGATCGAAACAGTGTACCGGGTCAAGGCGGAAGTCAGTCATGACCATCAGGGTTGCCCCTTTGTGCGTACATTGCGACATGCCTGGCCTGAAGAGACGGGTTGCAGTACCAAGGTGATTCCTTTACGTACCCAACGATACGATGGACAGGGATAA
- a CDS encoding ABC transporter substrate-binding protein has protein sequence MFTKQLNNKWLASLVLAAGAMAAAAQAAAATIEDVLGRKVEVELPAKRVVLGFYAEDYMAIGSEQAFDHVVGLSRETWEGWRPASWALYTQHRPGLKDIPDVGEVEAQTFSVEKVLALKPDVVVLADWQYKGLGLDVDRLEQAKVPVVVVDYNAQTVERHVASTRIIGELTGQQARAEQIAGDYQQAIVQIQQRVKAANKPKPRIYVEFGNKGPAEYSFTYGKNMWGAMATMAGGDNIAAPYVEWWGPINPEQVLASKPEVVVFSGTESGKSATAMLMGQGVERATAVERLQGFTQRAGWSELPAVKNKRVYAVYQGASRTILDASMVQFLAKALYPDLFADLNPEQNYLDFYKKYLPVQPQGTFTASLAE, from the coding sequence ATGTTCACCAAGCAATTAAACAACAAGTGGTTAGCCAGTCTGGTGCTGGCGGCTGGTGCGATGGCAGCGGCGGCGCAGGCTGCAGCAGCGACTATCGAGGACGTATTGGGCCGGAAGGTCGAGGTGGAGCTACCCGCTAAGCGCGTAGTACTGGGGTTTTATGCTGAAGATTACATGGCTATCGGCAGCGAACAGGCCTTTGACCATGTGGTGGGGTTGTCACGGGAGACATGGGAAGGCTGGCGTCCTGCCAGTTGGGCACTGTATACCCAGCATCGTCCCGGCCTGAAAGATATCCCTGATGTGGGTGAGGTAGAGGCGCAGACTTTCTCTGTGGAGAAGGTGCTGGCGCTGAAGCCAGACGTGGTGGTTCTTGCTGACTGGCAATACAAGGGGCTTGGGCTCGATGTGGACCGCCTTGAACAGGCAAAGGTGCCGGTGGTCGTGGTTGACTACAACGCGCAGACCGTTGAGCGGCACGTGGCCAGTACCCGCATTATTGGTGAGCTGACTGGACAGCAGGCTCGTGCTGAACAGATAGCCGGAGACTATCAGCAGGCCATTGTGCAGATTCAGCAGCGTGTTAAGGCTGCTAACAAACCCAAACCCCGCATCTATGTTGAGTTTGGCAACAAAGGGCCTGCCGAATACAGCTTCACTTATGGCAAAAACATGTGGGGTGCTATGGCAACCATGGCCGGGGGAGACAATATCGCTGCACCCTATGTGGAATGGTGGGGGCCTATTAACCCGGAGCAGGTGTTGGCTTCTAAACCTGAGGTGGTGGTGTTCTCTGGTACGGAGTCAGGTAAAAGTGCAACCGCAATGCTGATGGGACAGGGCGTTGAGCGTGCCACGGCTGTTGAACGTTTGCAGGGCTTTACCCAACGTGCTGGCTGGAGCGAATTGCCTGCGGTTAAAAATAAACGTGTATACGCTGTTTATCAGGGTGCCTCCCGCACCATTCTCGATGCCAGCATGGTGCAGTTCCTGGCCAAAGCGCTTTATCCTGATTTATTTGCTGACCTGAACCCCGAGCAGAACTATCTCGACTTCTATAAGAAGTATCTGCCAGTTCAACCGCAGGGTACCTTCACCGCCTCGCTGGCTGAGTGA